In a genomic window of Nodosilinea sp. E11:
- a CDS encoding AAA family ATPase, translated as MTFDAGRFFRACNPSKTLNLTSPADKQYYIDFSTVRGSDLVQELKRTIILSGQEPTCQLFTGHIGCGKSTELSRLQRDLEAAGYQVVYFESTDDLDMGDVDISDILLAIAKQVSKSLEAAKLRLSPSRFQQLIKSTADLLNSEVTGLKIKSPEMGGLKVGGDLGFSAEDGTYSLSIGIGEITTKAKDSKDVRALLRQHLEPRIKTILDIINGELIDTANRQLLDQGKAGLVVIVDNLDRIDNKPRVQDRRQPEYLFVDRGDQLKQLRCHVIYTIPLVLSFSNEKENLTNRFGASPQVLPIVRTQNRDGSPCEPGLEALRQMILARAFPDLPTDQRLEQLGQIFGSMETLDRLCLASGGHVRNLLVLVNDCLKKADPPLSQALLNQVISLRLSDLTKAIEVEEWGLLREVHRTKAVRGEGEYQTLLRSLFVFEYRDAGQTWFDLNPVLLAAKELTPDA; from the coding sequence ATGACATTTGACGCAGGGCGGTTTTTTCGGGCCTGTAACCCTAGCAAAACCCTAAACCTTACTTCCCCAGCTGACAAGCAGTACTACATCGACTTCTCGACTGTACGAGGGAGCGATTTGGTGCAGGAACTGAAGCGCACCATTATTTTGTCGGGGCAAGAGCCGACCTGCCAATTGTTTACCGGCCACATTGGCTGCGGCAAATCAACCGAGCTTTCTCGACTCCAGCGCGATTTAGAGGCGGCGGGCTATCAGGTGGTCTATTTTGAGTCCACCGATGATTTAGATATGGGGGATGTCGATATCAGCGACATTCTGCTGGCGATCGCCAAGCAGGTGAGCAAAAGTTTGGAAGCGGCCAAGCTGCGTCTGTCCCCCAGCCGCTTTCAGCAGCTAATCAAAAGCACCGCCGATCTGCTCAATTCTGAGGTGACCGGACTAAAGATCAAGTCTCCAGAGATGGGTGGCCTCAAGGTCGGCGGTGACCTCGGCTTTAGCGCTGAGGATGGCACCTATTCGCTCTCGATTGGCATTGGCGAAATTACCACCAAGGCCAAAGACAGCAAGGATGTGCGAGCCCTACTGCGCCAGCACCTAGAGCCGCGCATTAAGACCATTCTCGACATCATCAACGGTGAGCTAATCGACACTGCCAACCGGCAGCTACTTGACCAGGGCAAGGCCGGGCTAGTGGTAATTGTCGATAACCTCGATCGCATCGACAACAAGCCCCGTGTGCAAGATCGTCGCCAGCCCGAGTACCTATTTGTTGACCGGGGCGACCAGCTCAAGCAGCTGAGGTGCCACGTGATCTACACCATCCCGCTGGTGCTGTCGTTTTCTAACGAAAAGGAAAACCTCACCAATCGGTTTGGCGCTAGCCCCCAGGTGCTGCCCATAGTGCGCACCCAAAACCGCGACGGCAGCCCCTGCGAACCGGGGCTAGAGGCTCTGCGTCAGATGATTTTGGCCCGCGCCTTTCCTGACCTACCGACTGACCAGCGCCTGGAACAGCTGGGACAAATATTTGGCTCTATGGAAACCCTCGATCGCCTGTGTTTGGCTAGCGGTGGCCACGTCAGAAACCTGCTAGTGCTGGTCAACGACTGCCTCAAGAAAGCCGACCCGCCACTCTCCCAGGCACTGCTCAACCAGGTAATTAGCCTGAGGCTGAGCGATCTAACCAAGGCGATCGAGGTTGAAGAATGGGGCCTGCTGCGGGAGGTGCATCGCACCAAGGCGGTACGGGGCGAGGGGGAATATCAAACCCTGCTGCGGAGTTTGTTTGTGTTTGAATATCGGGATGCGGGACAAACCTGGTTTGACCTCAACCCCGTGCTGCTGGCTGCTAAGGAACTCACGCCCGATGCCTGA